A genomic segment from Burkholderia plantarii encodes:
- a CDS encoding MFS transporter, whose product MSTLNLKHLGPCLLAIAIDAMGFGLVYPIMAAIFSDPRSGLVAAATSPALRNFVLGLGYGIYPFCMLFGSSLLGELSDRHGRRKVMLACVRGLALAYLLMALGAWLPSLALLLAGRGLSGLMAGCQGIAQAAIGDLATPRTKARDMSVMSMAFSAGVIVGPVLGGIASDRALAPGLGYGTPFLLVAVLAAACGAWLRRAWPDTAAPRGQARLDWLLPLRTLREAARHRRVAMLSAVFFLMQVGYGLYLQTIMLVMQTRFHYTSARLGLFSGLIGVAFVFGLGVVVRLMLRRWRVVTIAAAGLLAAGAAQILSALLPAEHALWALGMVVGCFDMVAYTTIYTAYSDAVEAGRQGWALGVAGSVMAVAWVVTGLLTNLLPLVGETGLLMVGGLAFLASFAAMLAYARRWVEPAPGVAARA is encoded by the coding sequence ATGTCCACCCTGAACCTGAAGCACCTCGGCCCCTGCCTGCTCGCGATCGCGATCGACGCGATGGGCTTCGGCCTCGTCTATCCGATCATGGCCGCGATCTTCTCCGATCCGCGCTCGGGCCTCGTGGCGGCCGCGACCAGCCCGGCGCTGCGCAACTTCGTGCTCGGGCTCGGCTACGGCATCTATCCGTTCTGCATGCTGTTCGGCTCGTCGCTGCTGGGCGAGCTGTCGGACCGCCACGGCCGCCGCAAGGTCATGCTGGCCTGCGTGCGCGGCCTCGCGCTCGCCTATCTGCTGATGGCGCTCGGCGCCTGGCTGCCGAGCCTCGCGCTGCTGCTGGCCGGGCGCGGCCTGAGCGGCCTGATGGCCGGCTGCCAGGGCATCGCGCAGGCGGCGATCGGCGACCTCGCCACGCCGCGCACCAAGGCGCGCGACATGAGCGTGATGTCGATGGCGTTCAGTGCGGGCGTGATCGTGGGGCCGGTGCTGGGCGGCATCGCGTCGGATCGCGCGCTCGCGCCGGGCCTCGGCTATGGCACGCCGTTCCTGCTGGTGGCCGTGCTCGCGGCCGCCTGCGGCGCATGGCTGAGGCGCGCGTGGCCCGACACGGCGGCGCCGCGCGGCCAGGCCCGCCTCGACTGGCTGCTGCCGCTGCGCACGCTGCGCGAGGCGGCCCGGCACCGGCGCGTGGCGATGCTGAGCGCGGTGTTCTTCCTGATGCAGGTCGGCTACGGGCTCTACCTGCAGACCATCATGCTCGTGATGCAGACGCGCTTTCACTACACGAGCGCGCGGCTCGGCCTGTTCAGCGGCCTGATCGGCGTGGCGTTCGTGTTCGGGCTCGGCGTGGTGGTGCGCTTGATGCTGCGGCGCTGGCGGGTGGTGACGATCGCGGCGGCCGGCCTGCTGGCCGCGGGCGCGGCGCAGATCCTCTCGGCGCTGCTGCCGGCCGAGCACGCGCTGTGGGCGCTCGGCATGGTGGTGGGCTGTTTCGACATGGTTGCCTATACGACCATCTACACCGCGTATTCCGACGCGGTCGAGGCCGGGCGGCAGGGCTGGGCGCTCGGCGTGGCCGGCTCGGTGATGGCGGTGGCGTGGGTCGTGACGGGCCTGCTGACGAACCTGCTGCCGCTCGTCGGCGAGACGGGGCTGCTGATGGTGGGCGGGTTGGCCTTTCTCGCCAGCTTCGCGGCGATGCTGGCTTATGCGCGCCGCTGGGTGGAGCCCGCGCCTGGCGTGGCGGCGCGGGCTTGA
- a CDS encoding LysR family transcriptional regulator, which translates to MDLLAAMRVFVRVVERGNLSRAAKDLGLGQPAVSDRIERLERHLGVRLLLRSTRAVSCTDEGVAFYQKSKLVLDAAEEAQAAVMPERAAARGRIRIAAPHGLGDAVLPGVLAVLRERHPDWHVELILNDEPTDPVTEGVDLSLRLGAVGNGNFVARRLGHVRRLLVAAPAYLAARGCPDEPAGLVRHPFLAVAGLFADGQLPLRAAAGACAAPINVVATASHWGPVRELLLRGAGIGVLQEIVCAEALAAGRLVRLLPGFTVPGFDLHALLPVARPLPAKTRIVLELLEAALPAMVREAG; encoded by the coding sequence ATGGATTTGCTGGCGGCAATGCGGGTGTTCGTGCGGGTCGTCGAGCGGGGGAACCTGTCGCGCGCCGCTAAGGATCTCGGGCTCGGGCAGCCGGCGGTCAGCGACCGCATCGAGCGGCTCGAACGCCATCTCGGCGTGCGTCTGCTGCTGCGCAGCACGCGCGCCGTGTCGTGTACCGACGAGGGCGTCGCCTTTTACCAGAAGAGCAAGCTCGTGCTCGACGCCGCCGAGGAGGCGCAGGCGGCCGTGATGCCGGAGCGCGCCGCCGCGCGCGGGCGCATCCGCATCGCCGCGCCGCACGGGCTCGGCGACGCGGTGCTGCCGGGCGTGCTGGCCGTGCTGCGCGAGCGGCACCCCGACTGGCACGTCGAGCTGATCCTCAACGACGAGCCGACCGATCCGGTGACCGAGGGCGTCGATCTCTCGCTGCGCCTGGGCGCCGTCGGCAACGGGAATTTCGTGGCGCGGCGGCTCGGCCACGTGCGGCGCCTGCTGGTGGCCGCGCCCGCCTATCTGGCGGCGCGCGGCTGCCCGGACGAGCCGGCCGGTCTGGTCCGCCATCCGTTCCTGGCGGTGGCCGGGCTGTTCGCCGACGGCCAGCTGCCGCTGCGCGCGGCGGCGGGCGCGTGCGCGGCGCCGATCAACGTCGTCGCGACGGCGAGCCACTGGGGGCCGGTGCGCGAACTGCTGCTGCGCGGCGCCGGGATCGGCGTGCTGCAGGAAATCGTCTGCGCGGAGGCGCTGGCGGCGGGCCGGCTGGTGCGCCTGCTGCCCGGCTTCACGGTGCCCGGCTTCGACCTGCACGCGCTGCTGCCGGTCGCGCGACCGCTGCCGGCCAAGACGCGGATCGTCCTCGAACTGCTCGAGGCGGCGCTGCCCGCGATGGTGCGCGAGGCCGGTTGA
- the madL gene encoding malonate transporter subunit MadL gives MIIYGTALLAFCHLAGLFLGDLLGAAIGVKTNVGGVGIAMLLLIVLRIWLHRRGWLPKETESGVTFWGAMYIPVVVAMAANQNVLAALKGGPVALIAAVGAVAICACCIAVLSRIGNDDSALVPAEQ, from the coding sequence ATGATCATCTATGGAACCGCCCTGCTCGCGTTCTGCCATCTCGCGGGCCTCTTTCTCGGCGACCTGCTGGGCGCCGCGATCGGCGTGAAGACCAACGTCGGCGGCGTCGGCATCGCGATGCTGCTGCTGATCGTGCTGCGCATCTGGCTGCACCGGCGCGGCTGGCTGCCGAAGGAGACCGAATCCGGCGTGACGTTCTGGGGCGCGATGTACATCCCGGTGGTGGTGGCGATGGCGGCCAACCAGAACGTGCTGGCCGCGCTCAAGGGCGGCCCGGTCGCACTGATCGCCGCGGTGGGCGCGGTGGCGATCTGCGCCTGCTGCATCGCGGTGCTCTCGCGCATCGGCAACGACGACTCGGCACTCGTGCCGGCCGAGCAATAA